A genome region from Brassica oleracea var. oleracea cultivar TO1000 chromosome C2, BOL, whole genome shotgun sequence includes the following:
- the LOC106323280 gene encoding dolichyl-diphosphooligosaccharide--protein glycosyltransferase subunit STT3A-like, with product MSVYFSGVMVRLMLVLAPAACIMSGIALSQAFDVFTASIKYQLGEMSNSKDDVKEKISTNNETKDDASSAKGEKVAKERPSKKGKKKEREPADKPSVKSKIAKKKALVLPLEASIVALLLLIMLGAFYVIHCVWAAAEAYSVPSIVLTSQSHDGLHVFDDFRESYAWLSHNTDVDDKLASWWDYGYQTTAMANRTVIVDNNTWNNTHIATVGTAMSSPEKAAWEIFNSLDVKYVLVVFGDRDGKMADVTRAPRTKDFGSTSIQCPMLSPTNYTVWSMRMKVLLRVHEVWDTIEPSSDDQKKNDVAIALLFQSVPETLILQVGEQTASKEI from the exons ATGTCAGTATACTTCTCCGGAGTTATG GTTCGTCTTATGCTCGTGCTTGCTCCAGCAGCATGCATCATGTCTGGAATTGCTCTCTCTCAAGCTTTTGATGTTTTCACGGCTTCCATCAAATACCAGTTAGGTGAAATGTCCAATTCCAAAGATGATGTTA AGGAGAAAATTTCTACAAACAATGAAACAAAAGATGATGCTTCTTCTGCTAAGGGTGAAAAAGTTGCCAAAGAACGGCCGTCAAAGAAGGGTAAAAAGAAAGAGAGAGAACCTGCTGATAAACCTTCTGTTAAGTCCAAGATTGCTAAGAAGAAGGCTCTTGTTTTGCCTCTTGAAGCCTCTATAGTTGCGCTTCTTCTCCTTATAATGTTGGGTGCTTTCTATGTG ATTCATTGTGTTTGGGCAGCTGCAGAAGCATACTCAGTTCCATCAATAGTTCTGACATCGCAATCGCACGATGGCCTACATGTCTTTGATGATTTTAGAGAGTCTTATGCGTGGTTAAGCCATAACACTGACGTGGATGACAAG CTGGCATCATGGTGGGACTATGGTTATCAGACGACAGCTATGGCAAACAGAACTGTTATCGTCGACAACAACACCTGGAACAATACTCACATTGCAACTGTTGGCACTGCAATGTCATCTCCAGAAAAGGCGGCGTGGGAGATTTTCAACTCATTGGATGTGAAATACGTTCTTGTCGTCTTTGGTG ATCGCGACGGCAAGATGGCTGACGTGACTAGGGCTCCACGCACGAAGGACTTTGGATCTACATCCATCCAATGTCCGATGTTGTCACCGACAAACTACACAGTTTGGTCGATGAGGATGAAGGTTCTACTACGTGTTCATGAAGTGTGGGACACAATCGAACCCAGTTCAGATGATCAAAAGAAGAACGATGTTGCGATAGCTCTTTTGTTTCAATCTGTTCCAGAGACTTTGATTCTCCAGGTGGGAGAACAAACCGCATCAAAAGAGATCTGA
- the LOC106327487 gene encoding dolichyl-diphosphooligosaccharide--protein glycosyltransferase subunit STT3A-like isoform X2 gives MVPSYISRSVAGSYDNEAVAIFALIFTFYLYIKTLNTGSLFYATLNAIAYFYMVCSWGGYTFIINLIPMHVLLCIVTGRYSPRLYIAYAPLVVLGTLLAALVPVVGFNAVLTSEHFASFLVFIIIHVVALVYYIKGILSPKMFKVAVTLVVSIGLVVCLIVVAVLVALVASSPTGGWSGRSLSLLDPTYASKYIQIIASVSEHQPPTWPSYFMDINVLAFLLRAFRLYLMRALSWYSIS, from the exons ATG GTTCCCTCTTATATATCCCGGTCTGTAGCTGGGAGCTATGACAACGAAGCTGTTGCCATTTTTGCTTTGATTTTCACTTTTTATCTTTACATTAAG ACGCTAAATACAGGTTCCTTGTTTTATGCCACCCTGAATGCCATTGCGTACTTTTATATG GTATGTTCTTGGGGAGGTTACACCTTCATTATCAATCTGATACCAATGCATGTGCTTCTGTGCATTGTAACGGGCCGATACTCTCCTCGACTGTACATTGCCTATGCTCCTCTG GTTGTGTTGGGCACGCTGTTAGCTGCGTTGGTACCTGTCGTTGGCTTCAATGCGGTTTTGACGTCTGAACATTTTGCCTCATTTTTG GTTTTCATCATCATCCACGTAGTAGCACTCGTGTACTATATCAAAGGCATTCTTTCTCCTAAAATGTTCAAAGTTGCTGTGACACTTGTTGTGTCTATTGGCCT GGTCGTCTGTCTCATAGTTGTGGCAGTTCTTGTGGCTCTGGTGGCTTCAAGTCCAACAGGAGGATGGAGTGGTAGAAGTTTGAGTCTACTTGATCC AACTTATGCAAGCAAGTATATTCAAATTATTGCAAGTGTCAGTGAGCATCAACCTCCAACTTGGCCGTCTTATTTCATGGATATCAATGTTTTGGCTTTCTTGTT GCGTGCTTTTCGCCTCTATCTGATGCGAGCTCTTTCGTGGTACTCTATATCGTAA
- the LOC106327487 gene encoding dolichyl-diphosphooligosaccharide--protein glycosyltransferase subunit STT3A-like isoform X1, which produces MGNLPFDQGLTAAALLAMVPSYISRSVAGSYDNEAVAIFALIFTFYLYIKTLNTGSLFYATLNAIAYFYMVCSWGGYTFIINLIPMHVLLCIVTGRYSPRLYIAYAPLVVLGTLLAALVPVVGFNAVLTSEHFASFLVFIIIHVVALVYYIKGILSPKMFKVAVTLVVSIGLVVCLIVVAVLVALVASSPTGGWSGRSLSLLDPTYASKYIQIIASVSEHQPPTWPSYFMDINVLAFLLRAFRLYLMRALSWYSIS; this is translated from the exons ATGGGCAACTTACCTTTTGACCAAG GACTAACAGCTGCTGCTCTTTTGGCCATG GTTCCCTCTTATATATCCCGGTCTGTAGCTGGGAGCTATGACAACGAAGCTGTTGCCATTTTTGCTTTGATTTTCACTTTTTATCTTTACATTAAG ACGCTAAATACAGGTTCCTTGTTTTATGCCACCCTGAATGCCATTGCGTACTTTTATATG GTATGTTCTTGGGGAGGTTACACCTTCATTATCAATCTGATACCAATGCATGTGCTTCTGTGCATTGTAACGGGCCGATACTCTCCTCGACTGTACATTGCCTATGCTCCTCTG GTTGTGTTGGGCACGCTGTTAGCTGCGTTGGTACCTGTCGTTGGCTTCAATGCGGTTTTGACGTCTGAACATTTTGCCTCATTTTTG GTTTTCATCATCATCCACGTAGTAGCACTCGTGTACTATATCAAAGGCATTCTTTCTCCTAAAATGTTCAAAGTTGCTGTGACACTTGTTGTGTCTATTGGCCT GGTCGTCTGTCTCATAGTTGTGGCAGTTCTTGTGGCTCTGGTGGCTTCAAGTCCAACAGGAGGATGGAGTGGTAGAAGTTTGAGTCTACTTGATCC AACTTATGCAAGCAAGTATATTCAAATTATTGCAAGTGTCAGTGAGCATCAACCTCCAACTTGGCCGTCTTATTTCATGGATATCAATGTTTTGGCTTTCTTGTT GCGTGCTTTTCGCCTCTATCTGATGCGAGCTCTTTCGTGGTACTCTATATCGTAA
- the LOC106327488 gene encoding transcription repressor OFP8-like: protein MDKRTRLRVPSIVRSSLRSCRSRDLYDVVDTSAVASHTTSSERFFVTEAPRVKNHKPKPYAFPPNPFYEGSRSFRDIRKKIKTKRKQRSTQFGSDPLLTSSFKSSGSWCWSCSEEEEESDDRDTLVSSRSFSSDYSKGESFAVVKKSHDPYKDFRKSMVEMIVERQIFAAAELQQLLQCFLSLNSLQHHSVIIQVFLEIYATLFST from the coding sequence ATGGACAAAAGAACGAGGCTCAGGGTTCCAAGCATAGTCCGGTCATCACTACGCTCTTGCCGATCACGAGATCTATACGACGTCGTTGACACTTCTGCTGTTGCAAGTCACACCACCTCTTCCGAGAGATTCTTCGTTACCGAAGCTCCACGCGTGAAGAATCACAAACCTAAGCCTTATGCCTTCCCTCCAAACCCTTTCTACGAGGGAAGCCGTTCCTTTCGAGATATAAGGAAGAAGATTAAGACAAAGAGGAAGCAGAGATCAACTCAGTTTGGTTCTGATCCTCTTCTTACCTCTAGTTTTAAGTCAAGTGGGTCTTGGTGCTGGTCGTGTAGCGAGGAAGAAGAAGAGAGTGACGATAGAGATACACTCGTTTCTTCTAGAAGCTTCTCCTCGGACTACTCTAAGGGGGAGAGTTTTGCGGTGGTGAAGAAGTCACATGATCCGTATAAGGATTTCAGGAAGTCAATGGTGGAGATGATTGTTGAGAGACAGATCTTTGCAGCGGCCGAGCTACAACAGCTTCTTCAGTGTTTTCTATCGTTGAACTCCCTTCAACACCACAGTGTTATAATCCAAGTGTTCTTAGAAATATATGCCACCTTGTTCTCTACCTAA
- the LOC106327485 gene encoding protein phosphatase 1 regulatory subunit pprA-like isoform X1, with the protein MEIDDSGDVLDLTSCQLHSLDSIELPPTLIELDLTANRLSELDSRIAHLSMLKKLSLRQNLIEDSAVEPLSRWDALSDLEELILRDNKLAKVPDVSIFSKLLVFDASFNEITSLEGLSKASSTLKELYVSKNEVNKIMEIEHLHDLQILELGSNRLRVMENMENLTKLEELWLGRNRIKVVNLCGLKCIKKISLQSNRLTSMKGFEECVALEELYLSHNGISKMEGLSALVNLRVLDVSNNKLTSVDDIQSLTKLEDLWLNDNQIESLEAITEAVTGSKEKLTTIYLENNPCRALLPHGLEFRACVSTPRDQVKRSHLLFVIKKCKRANRTVPFTGAIFYQSKKRI; encoded by the exons ATGGAGATCGATGATTCAGGTGATGTTCTCGATCTCACTAGCTGCCAGCTCCACAGTCTCGATTCAATCGAGTTACCTCCGACGCTAATTGAGCTGGACCTTACGGCGAACCGTTTGTCGGAACTGGACTCGAGGATCGCTCACCTCTCTATGCTCAAGAAGCTTTCTCTTCGCCAAAACCTAATCGAAGACTCCGCCGTCGAGCCTCTCTCTCGCTGGGACGCCTTGTCCGATCTCGAG GAGCTGATTCTGAGAGATAACAAGCTAGCGAAAGTACCAGACGTCAGCATATTCTCCAAGCTTTTGGTTTTTGATGCATCGTTCAATGAAATCACTTCGTTGGAGGGATTATCAAAGGCCTCTAGCACACTCAAGGAGCTCTATGTGTCTAAGAATGAAGTTAATAAGATTATGGAGATTGAACACTTGCACGACTTGCAGATTCTTGAGCTGGGGTCTAATAGATTGCGG GTAATGGAGAATATGGAGAACTTGACAAAGTTAGAGGAACTGTGGCTTGGAAGAAACCGTATCAAAGTTGTGAACTTGTGTGGGCTCAAGTGTATTAAAAAGATTAGCTTGCAGAGCAATCGATTGACCTCTATGAAAGGATTTGAG GAATGTGTTGCTCTTGAAGAGTTATATTTGAGCCATAATGGTATCTCAAAAATGGAAGGCTTGAGTGCATTGGTTAACCTACGGGTGTTGGACGTGTCGAACAACAAGCTCACATCAGTTGATGACATTCAGAGCCTCACAAA GCTGGAAGACTTATGGCTTAATGACAACCAGATAGAATCACTTGAAGCAATCACAGAAGCTGTTACAGGCTCTAAAGAGAAGCTTACCACTATCTACCTCGAAAATAACCCTTGT AGAGCCCTGCTTCCTCATGGTTTAGAGTTTAGAGCATGTGTATCGACTCCAAGAGATCAGGTGAAACGCAGTCATCTTCTGTTTGTCATAAAGAAGTGCAAACGAGCAAATCGTACCGTACCGTTCACTGGAGCGATATTTTATCAATCAAAAAAACGTATCTAG
- the LOC106327485 gene encoding protein phosphatase 1 regulatory subunit pprA-like isoform X2: MEIDDSGDVLDLTSCQLHSLDSIELPPTLIELDLTANRLSELDSRIAHLSMLKKLSLRQNLIEDSAVEPLSRWDALSDLEELILRDNKLAKVPDVSIFSKLLVFDASFNEITSLEGLSKASSTLKELYVSKNEVNKIMEIEHLHDLQILELGSNRLRVMENMENLTKLEELWLGRNRIKVVNLCGLKCIKKISLQSNRLTSMKGFEECVALEELYLSHNGISKMEGLSALVNLRVLDVSNNKLTSVDDIQSLTKLEDLWLNDNQIESLEAITEAVTGSKEKLTTIYLENNPCAKSSVYVAVLRKIFPNVEQIDSNLFA, translated from the exons ATGGAGATCGATGATTCAGGTGATGTTCTCGATCTCACTAGCTGCCAGCTCCACAGTCTCGATTCAATCGAGTTACCTCCGACGCTAATTGAGCTGGACCTTACGGCGAACCGTTTGTCGGAACTGGACTCGAGGATCGCTCACCTCTCTATGCTCAAGAAGCTTTCTCTTCGCCAAAACCTAATCGAAGACTCCGCCGTCGAGCCTCTCTCTCGCTGGGACGCCTTGTCCGATCTCGAG GAGCTGATTCTGAGAGATAACAAGCTAGCGAAAGTACCAGACGTCAGCATATTCTCCAAGCTTTTGGTTTTTGATGCATCGTTCAATGAAATCACTTCGTTGGAGGGATTATCAAAGGCCTCTAGCACACTCAAGGAGCTCTATGTGTCTAAGAATGAAGTTAATAAGATTATGGAGATTGAACACTTGCACGACTTGCAGATTCTTGAGCTGGGGTCTAATAGATTGCGG GTAATGGAGAATATGGAGAACTTGACAAAGTTAGAGGAACTGTGGCTTGGAAGAAACCGTATCAAAGTTGTGAACTTGTGTGGGCTCAAGTGTATTAAAAAGATTAGCTTGCAGAGCAATCGATTGACCTCTATGAAAGGATTTGAG GAATGTGTTGCTCTTGAAGAGTTATATTTGAGCCATAATGGTATCTCAAAAATGGAAGGCTTGAGTGCATTGGTTAACCTACGGGTGTTGGACGTGTCGAACAACAAGCTCACATCAGTTGATGACATTCAGAGCCTCACAAA GCTGGAAGACTTATGGCTTAATGACAACCAGATAGAATCACTTGAAGCAATCACAGAAGCTGTTACAGGCTCTAAAGAGAAGCTTACCACTATCTACCTCGAAAATAACCCTTGT GCCAAGTCTTCTGTTTATGTTGCTGTGCTCAGAAAAATCTTCCCCAACGTGGAGCAAATAGACTCTAACTTATTTGCTTAA
- the LOC106323279 gene encoding uncharacterized protein LOC106323279, which produces MKKWQVFVVVISLFVHLAASRVETIIEGRTGEITNKLFDGIRGRRTVEIINKLGGGLTLTLHCKSKDDDLGVQTLAPDSRWSFKFTPAFFGTTRFSCNFKWGGESHSFDIYDDDRDVGDKQCYLCSWNIYNGSQGGFTCRFQESTGRYDICYVWNE; this is translated from the coding sequence ATGAAGAAATGGCAAGTTTTTGTGGTGGTCATATCCCTATTCGTCCATTTGGCGGCGTCACGAGTGGAAACTATTATTGAGGGGAGAACTGGGGAGATCACCAATAAGCTTTTTGATGGTATTCGTGGGAGGAGAACGGTGGAGATTATCAATAAGCTTGGTGGTGGCTTAACACTAACACTCCATTGTAAGTCTAAGGATGACGATCTCGGTGTCCAAACTCTCGCACCGGATAGTAGGTGGTCATTCAAGTTTACACCAGCTTTTTTCGGCACAACACGCTTTTCTTGTAATTTTAAGTGGGGTGGAGAATCCCATTCGTTTGATATCTATGATGATGACCGAGATGTTGGTGATAAGCAATGCTATTTGTGTTCGTGGAATATATACAATGGTAGTCAGGGTGGTTTTACATGCAGATTTCAGGAGAGTACCGGTAGATATGACATATGTTATGTTTGGAATGAGTAA